A genome region from Thermococcus gorgonarius includes the following:
- a CDS encoding glycosyltransferase family 2 protein, whose amino-acid sequence MKPKISVVIPTLNVKRYIMDTIDSLMNQTFRNFEVIFIDGGSTDGTVEIIKERLVDAPFEWKLIISPNAGVSAARNLGVSLSNGEYLYFLDGDDYITPTCLEKAYNQAVSSNADIVLFGYAIVAEKGILKSYKPHSLCSLSPSTGITALRKFLKRELRIWTHSAIYKRKLITSNRIKFPEGISRGEDFEFISKALFHAEIVDCVSEVLAFYRVRGNSLSHTYSVKDFEWISAQKRVYHYLVKHNAPGDILDILRNILIPNMLVGILRRVYIASSCDGNLQYFNKLLKNPKIRSMLKKVHLKTAISISSWLLSKVFLYYPLLLPLYQTYLKLRGRLGGNCDGGH is encoded by the coding sequence ATGAAACCAAAAATTAGCGTGGTCATTCCAACCTTAAATGTCAAAAGGTACATAATGGACACTATTGACAGTCTAATGAACCAGACTTTTAGAAACTTTGAGGTAATTTTTATAGATGGAGGTTCAACTGATGGTACCGTTGAGATAATAAAAGAAAGACTAGTAGACGCCCCATTTGAATGGAAACTTATTATCTCTCCTAATGCGGGAGTCAGTGCTGCTAGAAATTTAGGTGTCAGTTTGTCAAATGGAGAATATTTATACTTTTTAGATGGTGACGATTACATCACCCCTACCTGCCTAGAAAAAGCTTATAATCAGGCTGTTTCCTCTAATGCTGATATAGTACTGTTTGGATACGCTATTGTTGCAGAAAAGGGGATTCTCAAGAGTTACAAGCCCCACTCTTTATGCTCATTGTCTCCATCTACTGGGATTACTGCACTAAGGAAATTCCTAAAAAGAGAACTCAGAATATGGACTCACTCAGCGATATATAAAAGAAAGTTGATAACATCAAACAGAATAAAATTCCCTGAAGGTATTTCTCGGGGGGAAGATTTTGAATTTATATCCAAAGCGCTATTTCATGCTGAAATTGTGGATTGTGTTTCCGAAGTTTTGGCGTTCTACCGGGTTCGGGGGAATTCACTAAGCCATACGTATAGTGTCAAAGATTTTGAATGGATATCTGCACAAAAACGTGTTTATCATTATCTGGTAAAGCATAATGCTCCAGGGGATATACTCGATATTCTTCGGAATATACTTATCCCAAATATGTTAGTTGGAATTCTTAGGAGGGTATATATAGCTAGTAGCTGCGATGGTAATCTGCAATATTTCAATAAGCTCCTAAAAAATCCCAAAATACGTTCTATGCTAAAAAAAGTTCATCTAAAAACCGCTATCTCTATTTCATCATGGCTACTTTCAAAAGTATTTCTTTATTATCCCTTATTACTTCCATTATATCAAACTTACTTAAAACTTCGAGGTAGACTAGGGGGGAATTGTGATGGAGGCCACTAA
- a CDS encoding AbrB/MazE/SpoVT family DNA-binding domain-containing protein, which yields MEVLAKFHVIVHKIGRIIIPAGTRKFYGIERGDFVEVKILKYESDKRPKEGTFMARVGEQGSIFIPKPLREVMGIKPGDVIEVLLLSHYKPQK from the coding sequence ATGGAAGTCCTGGCGAAGTTTCACGTGATTGTCCACAAAATCGGCAGGATAATAATCCCAGCTGGCACGAGAAAGTTCTACGGTATAGAGCGCGGTGATTTCGTCGAGGTTAAGATACTGAAATATGAAAGTGATAAAAGGCCAAAGGAGGGCACTTTTATGGCCCGTGTTGGTGAACAGGGCTCTATATTCATCCCCAAGCCCTTAAGAGAAGTTATGGGGATAAAACCCGGGGACGTGATAGAGGTTCTCCTGCTCTCGCATTACAAACCACAAAAGTAA
- a CDS encoding sulfatase-like hydrolase/transferase has translation MEATNIILIVLDTLRKDYGEKYLHPILKKYGFNYYSNTIAPAPWTTPSHASIFTGLYPALHGAHETKKYKSDKVKLLHNNILTRELKLLGYSNYLLSANMFVTPYFGFVGFDKVVVPTKKFPRILSKRESKKLQRYSSTNSIQTAFKLLEHGEFLLLLKASIQKVILDNYLTLKVYGKLRKWPLDLGLSEFTQWISSFKFKSPMFMTINLMEMHEPYPTLPKSSVINYQTVKSWVGKPSEKIVTGYKKGYEMEIKYLSENLPKLLNALKKKGLFDNSLVIILSDHGQLLGEHGKINHGTFLYDELIQVPLWIKYPWESEPVKCSNGYISLTKIRDLIIDVAEGRYYNDKKLYSSTVFSEVYGTHIDYSRMNLSHEELEKIRELEKYRIAVYYKNFKGIFNVTDWKFDEVISYDPGIEVTEDVVKHLKKEVMKFLKTATIAKVPKIKV, from the coding sequence ATGGAGGCCACTAATATTATTTTAATAGTCCTGGATACACTTCGCAAAGACTACGGGGAAAAATATCTACACCCCATATTGAAAAAGTATGGATTCAATTATTATTCTAATACAATAGCTCCCGCGCCGTGGACAACACCATCTCATGCATCAATATTTACTGGTCTATATCCTGCACTTCATGGTGCACATGAGACAAAAAAGTATAAGAGTGATAAAGTAAAATTACTGCATAATAATATTCTCACTAGGGAGTTAAAACTTTTGGGGTACTCTAACTATTTACTATCAGCAAATATGTTTGTAACACCATACTTTGGATTTGTAGGATTCGATAAGGTAGTAGTTCCTACTAAAAAATTTCCTCGTATCCTTTCAAAGCGTGAATCGAAAAAACTCCAGCGATATTCATCTACGAATTCAATTCAGACAGCTTTCAAATTATTGGAACATGGAGAGTTTCTGTTGCTCTTAAAAGCTAGCATACAAAAAGTAATTCTCGATAATTATCTCACATTAAAGGTATATGGTAAATTAAGAAAATGGCCACTTGATCTTGGATTATCAGAATTTACACAGTGGATATCTTCTTTTAAATTTAAGTCACCAATGTTTATGACAATAAATTTGATGGAGATGCATGAACCTTATCCTACACTTCCTAAGAGTTCAGTGATAAACTATCAGACTGTAAAAAGTTGGGTTGGAAAACCCTCTGAGAAAATAGTGACTGGATATAAGAAAGGTTACGAGATGGAAATTAAATACCTTTCTGAAAATCTACCAAAATTGCTAAATGCTTTGAAGAAGAAGGGCCTCTTTGACAACTCCTTGGTTATAATACTTAGCGATCATGGCCAGCTCTTAGGGGAACATGGTAAGATAAACCATGGCACATTTTTGTATGATGAGCTAATCCAGGTTCCACTATGGATAAAATATCCATGGGAATCTGAACCTGTGAAATGCTCAAATGGATATATAAGCCTCACAAAGATCAGAGATCTGATAATAGATGTGGCTGAGGGCAGGTATTACAATGATAAAAAATTATACTCTTCTACTGTTTTTTCAGAGGTATATGGAACTCATATAGATTATTCTAGGATGAATTTATCTCATGAAGAACTTGAAAAAATAAGAGAGCTTGAAAAATACCGCATAGCTGTCTACTACAAGAACTTCAAGGGCATTTTCAACGTCACAGACTGGAAGTTTGATGAAGTGATCTCATACGATCCTGGCATAGAAGTCACAGAAGATGTTGTAAAGCATTTGAAAAAGGAAGTCATGAAGTTCCTGAAAACAGCCACCATTGCCAAAGTCCCGAAAATCAAAGTCTAA
- a CDS encoding glycosyltransferase family 2 protein, with amino-acid sequence MKDLNDVTVGLKTFYRPEKLEMTLRSLVGLGVKKVIVADDGPEDPQKEKIYETMSELLPLEVLKLPYDAGLGYGRARIVERCRTKYLLIIDDDMVVPKNVFLLKEILKKDKKLGGVSGIWNEYGKIKSGGGHNLFYKNGYLIRYVPEKLEVVGEIPYIYFDFIANSALFRMKALKDYTWDENYVINFEHLDFYWGHKQLGKWKFAVTPAVVFKHYPGGNKTYKKFRFSKERYRRSKEYFLKKWGLKGVINIQMDFLLQNLSLKSALWLWAKKHAPFPLLPYMMKIEERWPR; translated from the coding sequence GTGAAAGACCTCAATGATGTTACCGTAGGGCTTAAGACATTTTATCGACCAGAAAAACTTGAGATGACCCTGAGATCTTTGGTGGGACTTGGTGTAAAAAAGGTGATTGTGGCAGACGATGGTCCGGAAGACCCTCAAAAAGAAAAGATTTATGAAACAATGAGTGAGCTATTGCCGTTAGAAGTTCTAAAGCTTCCATATGATGCAGGGCTGGGATATGGAAGAGCCAGAATAGTCGAAAGATGTAGAACAAAATATTTACTAATTATAGACGATGATATGGTGGTTCCCAAGAACGTGTTTTTATTGAAGGAAATTCTAAAAAAAGATAAGAAGCTTGGAGGAGTATCCGGTATTTGGAACGAGTATGGAAAAATCAAAAGTGGAGGAGGACATAATTTGTTTTATAAAAACGGATATCTCATCCGATATGTCCCAGAAAAACTTGAAGTTGTCGGGGAAATTCCATACATATATTTTGATTTTATTGCTAATTCTGCATTGTTTAGAATGAAGGCTCTGAAAGATTACACATGGGATGAGAATTATGTTATAAATTTTGAACATCTTGATTTCTACTGGGGACATAAACAACTTGGCAAGTGGAAATTTGCAGTAACTCCTGCCGTGGTGTTTAAACATTATCCCGGTGGCAATAAAACATACAAAAAGTTTCGGTTTAGTAAAGAGAGATACAGACGCTCAAAGGAGTACTTCCTGAAGAAATGGGGACTCAAAGGAGTAATTAATATCCAAATGGACTTTCTCCTCCAAAATTTGTCCTTAAAAAGCGCTCTGTGGCTCTGGGCGAAGAAGCATGCTCCTTTCCCACTATTGCCGTACATGATGAAAATTGAAGAACGTTGGCCACGTTAA
- a CDS encoding DHH family phosphoesterase: MHLIVHHWDTDGITSAALLVRALGLEEFTNITAPIGEFRFDERIWNAIARAETLYVLDFNVPNEVEKVKIPTIFIDHHTQPRIKNPLVEQVNPSLEGNYYPSNSLVVSEYFGIWNAWSALGVVGDIGEKAFELETVNELLRKASLSRAEALRLVELIDSNYIAMEREAVEGAVTVLLESEIKDLLEYEPWIKKADAIKEAIDGALSSVEEKNGFAFVEFESPFNIISKVARKLVWEMGYRGAVVVNRNFHGKAQVYFRISPEEAERRDMGKVITRLRELGTNAGGKREVLGCVCERDKIEDALAIIEEYLR, encoded by the coding sequence ATGCACCTCATAGTTCACCACTGGGACACGGACGGGATAACCTCGGCTGCGCTTCTCGTGAGGGCCCTTGGGCTGGAGGAGTTCACAAACATAACCGCCCCAATAGGCGAGTTCAGGTTTGATGAGAGGATATGGAACGCCATTGCAAGAGCGGAGACGCTCTACGTCCTCGACTTCAACGTGCCGAACGAGGTCGAGAAGGTAAAGATTCCGACCATCTTCATAGACCACCACACCCAGCCGAGAATCAAAAACCCCCTCGTGGAGCAGGTGAACCCCTCGCTGGAAGGCAATTATTACCCCTCCAACTCCCTCGTCGTCTCGGAGTACTTTGGAATATGGAACGCGTGGAGCGCCCTCGGCGTCGTTGGCGACATCGGAGAGAAGGCCTTCGAGCTAGAGACCGTTAACGAACTCCTCCGGAAAGCGAGCCTATCGCGGGCGGAAGCCTTAAGGCTGGTAGAGCTAATCGACTCCAACTACATCGCGATGGAGAGGGAGGCCGTCGAGGGAGCGGTGACAGTTCTCCTTGAGAGCGAAATCAAAGACCTTCTCGAATACGAACCCTGGATCAAAAAAGCGGATGCGATAAAGGAGGCCATAGATGGCGCCCTTTCAAGCGTTGAGGAGAAAAACGGCTTTGCCTTCGTGGAGTTCGAGAGCCCGTTCAACATTATCTCCAAGGTCGCGAGAAAGCTCGTCTGGGAGATGGGCTATAGAGGAGCGGTCGTCGTAAACAGGAACTTCCACGGGAAAGCTCAGGTCTACTTCCGGATCTCCCCTGAGGAGGCGGAGAGGAGAGACATGGGTAAAGTCATCACTCGCCTTAGGGAGCTTGGAACGAACGCTGGCGGAAAAAGGGAGGTTCTCGGCTGCGTCTGTGAGAGGGATAAAATCGAAGACGCACTCGCAATCATTGAGGAATACCTGAGGTGA
- a CDS encoding sulfite exporter TauE/SafE family protein, whose amino-acid sequence MDPTFIGLGFVVGFLVGLTGVGGGALMTPSLIFLGVEPLTAVGTDLLYATVTRVFGVFFHGKKGRIRYDIALRLFAGSVPAIILGGVLLRWINKEVLNKYLTLLLGVILIMSAVLSLLKGEIHIPIRPRWAYVYLLGFVVGLTVQFTSVGAGVIVSFTLMNVARLEPKEVVGVTITYGLALSTFSFLNYASVGSVDYGIASLLILGTVPGVYLGTHVSRNADGAKLKKAINIIILLIGLFTLMSR is encoded by the coding sequence TTGGATCCAACCTTCATCGGGCTGGGCTTTGTAGTGGGCTTTCTCGTCGGTCTTACGGGAGTTGGTGGTGGGGCGCTGATGACGCCCTCCCTAATATTCCTCGGCGTTGAGCCGCTGACGGCGGTCGGAACCGACCTCCTTTACGCCACGGTCACGAGGGTCTTCGGCGTCTTCTTCCACGGGAAGAAGGGCAGGATAAGGTACGACATAGCACTGAGGCTCTTCGCTGGGAGCGTCCCTGCAATAATCCTCGGGGGAGTGCTCCTCCGCTGGATTAATAAGGAAGTCCTCAACAAGTACCTTACCCTGCTCCTCGGTGTTATTCTGATAATGAGTGCAGTCCTGAGCCTTCTCAAGGGTGAAATCCACATTCCGATAAGACCCAGATGGGCCTATGTCTATCTGCTCGGCTTCGTGGTGGGCCTGACCGTCCAGTTCACCTCCGTTGGGGCAGGCGTTATAGTGAGCTTCACCCTCATGAACGTGGCCAGGCTCGAACCGAAGGAGGTGGTTGGCGTGACGATAACCTACGGCCTGGCCCTCTCAACTTTCAGCTTCCTGAACTATGCGAGCGTCGGGAGCGTCGATTATGGAATAGCGTCCCTCCTCATCCTTGGAACGGTTCCCGGAGTTTACCTTGGCACTCACGTGAGTAGAAACGCGGACGGGGCGAAGCTTAAAAAGGCGATAAACATCATAATCCTGCTGATAGGACTCTTCACACTGATGAGCAGATGA
- a CDS encoding ribbon-helix-helix domain-containing protein, producing MAEEKKYTTVSIPKPLYDKIKARIEGTGFTSVSDYVTYVLREVLASLEEEEKEEVFTEEEEEKVKERLRALGYLD from the coding sequence ATGGCTGAGGAGAAGAAGTACACGACTGTTTCCATACCAAAGCCGCTCTATGACAAGATAAAGGCCAGGATAGAGGGCACCGGATTCACTTCGGTTTCCGACTACGTGACCTACGTTCTCCGCGAGGTTCTTGCTAGTTTAGAAGAGGAGGAGAAGGAGGAAGTCTTCACCGAGGAGGAGGAAGAAAAAGTCAAGGAGCGCCTCAGGGCACTCGGCTACCTCGACTGA
- a CDS encoding flippase: MSEASEALQKIARGTGIVFAGTVISMFFGFLSRAVIARYFSTAEYGVFNLALTVLSIALVLATLGFQNGLPREVAFYREKKPSRVRDLISTALVIVAVNSFAIMMLLIFGSGLIAQVFNEERLVYSLKVMAFALPFSALISVMISISRGFGRVREKVYFQNVVYPVIWLVLVISLALLDLPFASLFWAYVIAQFLTFLTLIFETYRIELFGFRPSLDAGLGRKLVAFSLPLMFVGILNFLMTWTDTLMLGYYKGSEVVGLYNAATPLAKLIPTFLNSAAVIYSPIVTSLYAQGKMVEMKRVYQVLTKWVFLLTLPLFALMFLFPEATISFIFGEKYVSAALALQVLSLGFMFHTFLGLNGMTLIVIGKPKLNMIGDTFAVVSNIALNLALIPSYGMVGAAVATAVSYFIANVFRSYWLYRMTGIHPFSWSYVKPLAIGFVLLGAIKWLSPNVPNIWYAFLVLLVFMGVYAVLVLLSRSIDKEDIELLLAVEKKLGIDLGVIKRFLKRFV, from the coding sequence ATGAGCGAGGCAAGCGAAGCTCTGCAGAAGATTGCAAGGGGGACCGGAATAGTTTTTGCCGGGACGGTTATCTCGATGTTCTTTGGATTTCTGAGCAGGGCGGTTATAGCGAGGTACTTCTCGACTGCAGAGTATGGAGTGTTTAATTTAGCTCTGACTGTTTTGAGCATCGCCCTTGTCCTTGCTACACTTGGCTTTCAGAACGGCCTGCCGAGGGAAGTTGCATTTTATAGAGAGAAAAAGCCTTCGAGGGTTAGAGATTTAATTTCGACAGCCTTGGTGATTGTTGCCGTGAACAGTTTTGCAATCATGATGCTCCTGATTTTTGGTTCGGGCCTCATAGCTCAAGTGTTTAATGAAGAGAGACTAGTCTATTCTCTAAAAGTGATGGCTTTTGCCCTGCCGTTTTCGGCTTTAATTAGCGTGATGATTTCAATTTCCCGAGGCTTTGGGAGAGTAAGGGAGAAAGTATACTTTCAAAACGTAGTTTATCCTGTAATATGGCTGGTGTTAGTCATCTCACTTGCTCTCCTTGACCTCCCATTCGCTTCCTTGTTCTGGGCATACGTCATCGCCCAGTTCTTGACATTCCTCACATTGATCTTTGAAACCTACAGGATTGAACTCTTTGGGTTCAGACCTTCTCTCGACGCTGGACTCGGGCGGAAGTTAGTTGCATTCTCCCTTCCTCTGATGTTTGTTGGAATACTGAACTTTCTGATGACATGGACTGACACATTGATGCTTGGTTACTATAAAGGTTCCGAGGTCGTGGGGCTGTACAACGCTGCAACACCGCTGGCCAAACTGATTCCGACGTTTTTGAATTCTGCGGCTGTTATTTACTCCCCCATAGTCACCTCACTGTATGCTCAGGGGAAAATGGTAGAAATGAAAAGGGTCTACCAGGTGCTAACGAAGTGGGTATTTCTGCTGACTCTCCCGCTGTTTGCCCTCATGTTCCTCTTCCCGGAGGCCACGATATCGTTCATTTTTGGAGAGAAATATGTATCGGCAGCACTCGCACTTCAGGTTCTTTCCCTGGGCTTTATGTTTCACACGTTTCTGGGGCTAAACGGCATGACGCTGATAGTTATCGGTAAGCCGAAGCTCAACATGATCGGGGACACTTTTGCTGTGGTCTCGAACATTGCTTTGAACCTCGCTCTAATTCCCTCATATGGAATGGTTGGTGCTGCCGTTGCCACAGCAGTCTCTTATTTTATCGCCAACGTGTTCAGGTCGTACTGGCTCTATAGGATGACAGGTATCCACCCATTTAGCTGGAGCTATGTGAAGCCCCTAGCTATAGGATTTGTTTTACTCGGAGCTATTAAGTGGCTGAGTCCCAATGTTCCCAATATATGGTACGCCTTCCTGGTTCTTCTGGTCTTTATGGGGGTTTATGCTGTTCTCGTCCTTCTCAGCAGGAGCATTGATAAAGAAGATATCGAGCTGTTGCTGGCTGTTGAAAAGAAGCTGGGGATTGATTTAGGAGTGATAAAGAGATTTTTGAAGAGGTTCGTTTAG
- a CDS encoding alkaline phosphatase family protein → MEFEKKVREGMENTKRVFVIGLDSAPPELLFNRFIDDMPNVKRLLEKSVYGPMQTGIPAITIPMWMVMVTGKTPGELGLYGFRHRTGYSYTDYWIAHSRKVKEKTLWDYLGERGKESIIVGVPPTYPPKPIKGHLVSCFITPDASVDYTYPKELKGEIERLVGEYIFDVPFRKEAKDEVKEGIWEMTEKRFEVIRYLLQEKDWDYFHFVEIGLDRLHHAFWRYFDENHHLYPGKGNKYENVIPDYYKLLDKEIGETLKLIDLDETAVFIVSDHGIKAMHGNFAVNQWLAEEGLLKVKNPEVLHDGKVKRFEQIEVDWKETTAWGWGGYYSRVFLNVLGREKEGKIPLSKFEKVRDEIAEQIKSIRGPNGETWDTKVFYPEEIYPEARGSKPDIMVYFDNLNWRAAGTVGHPTNYLPENDTGPDDANHSEFGVFSMYLPGFDESRATQLTIYDFAPTILRLFGIEEPIKDMHGRSIL, encoded by the coding sequence ATGGAGTTTGAAAAGAAGGTTAGGGAAGGAATGGAGAACACCAAGCGTGTCTTCGTCATAGGCCTTGATTCGGCCCCACCGGAGCTTCTGTTCAACCGCTTCATTGACGACATGCCCAACGTCAAGAGGCTCTTAGAGAAGTCCGTTTACGGCCCTATGCAGACCGGAATTCCTGCGATAACCATCCCGATGTGGATGGTGATGGTCACTGGAAAGACACCGGGCGAGCTCGGCCTCTACGGCTTCAGGCACAGAACTGGCTATTCCTACACGGACTACTGGATAGCCCACAGCAGGAAGGTGAAGGAAAAGACACTCTGGGACTACCTCGGCGAGCGCGGGAAGGAGTCGATAATAGTCGGCGTCCCGCCGACCTATCCGCCAAAGCCCATTAAGGGCCACCTCGTCAGCTGCTTCATAACCCCCGATGCCAGTGTCGACTACACATATCCCAAGGAACTCAAGGGCGAGATAGAGCGCCTCGTCGGCGAGTACATATTCGACGTCCCCTTCAGGAAGGAAGCCAAGGACGAGGTGAAAGAGGGCATCTGGGAGATGACGGAAAAGCGCTTTGAGGTGATAAGGTACCTCCTCCAGGAGAAGGACTGGGACTACTTCCACTTCGTCGAGATAGGCTTGGATAGACTCCACCACGCCTTCTGGCGCTACTTCGATGAAAACCACCACCTCTACCCGGGCAAGGGCAACAAGTACGAAAACGTCATCCCTGACTACTACAAGCTTCTCGATAAGGAGATAGGCGAAACCCTCAAGCTCATAGACCTCGACGAGACGGCCGTCTTCATAGTTTCTGACCACGGAATAAAGGCCATGCACGGCAACTTCGCCGTGAACCAGTGGCTGGCCGAGGAGGGCCTGCTGAAGGTCAAGAACCCTGAGGTTCTCCACGACGGGAAGGTCAAGCGCTTCGAGCAGATTGAAGTCGACTGGAAGGAGACCACCGCCTGGGGATGGGGCGGCTACTACTCCCGCGTATTCCTCAACGTCCTCGGAAGGGAGAAGGAAGGGAAGATACCGCTATCGAAGTTCGAAAAGGTGAGGGATGAGATAGCGGAGCAGATAAAATCCATACGCGGCCCCAACGGAGAGACGTGGGACACAAAGGTGTTCTACCCCGAGGAAATCTATCCTGAGGCGAGGGGCAGCAAGCCGGACATAATGGTCTACTTCGACAACCTCAACTGGCGCGCGGCCGGAACCGTTGGACATCCAACCAACTACCTGCCGGAGAACGACACCGGGCCTGACGATGCGAACCACTCCGAGTTCGGGGTGTTCTCAATGTACTTGCCCGGCTTCGACGAGAGCAGGGCAACTCAGCTAACCATCTACGACTTCGCACCGACGATACTCCGGCTCTTTGGAATAGAGGAGCCGATAAAGGATATGCACGGGAGGAGCATCCTCTAA
- the sat gene encoding sulfate adenylyltransferase, which yields MVSKPHGGKLVRRLVAERTRERILSEQKEYPRVNINHGRAIDLENIAHGVYSPLKGFLTSDDFQSVLDHMRLSDDTPWTIPIVLDVREKTFEEGDAVLLYHDGLPIARMHVEEIYTYDKKEFAVKVFKTDDPAHPGVARVMGMGDYLVGGEIELLNELPNPFAKYTLRPVETRVLFKELGWKTIVAFQTRNAPHVGHEYVQKAALTFVDGLFINPVLGRKKKGDYRDEVIIKAYEALFKHYYPKDAATLATVRYEMRYAGPREAIHHAIMRKNFGATHFIVGRDHAGVGDYYGPYEAWEMFDNFPDLGITPMFIREAFYCRKCGGMVNAKICPHPKEFHVHISGTKLRKMIMAGEQPPEYMMRPEVYEVIRSFENPFVE from the coding sequence ATGGTTTCAAAGCCCCACGGCGGCAAACTGGTCAGGAGGCTCGTTGCCGAGAGAACCCGCGAGAGGATCCTGAGCGAGCAGAAAGAGTACCCGCGCGTTAACATCAACCACGGAAGGGCCATAGACCTCGAGAACATCGCCCACGGCGTCTATTCTCCGCTCAAAGGCTTTCTGACTAGTGACGACTTTCAGAGCGTCCTCGACCACATGCGCCTGAGCGACGACACCCCATGGACGATTCCGATAGTCCTTGACGTGAGGGAGAAGACCTTCGAGGAGGGAGACGCGGTTCTCCTCTACCACGATGGTTTACCGATAGCCAGGATGCATGTTGAGGAAATATACACCTACGACAAAAAAGAATTCGCCGTCAAGGTCTTCAAGACCGACGATCCAGCCCATCCAGGAGTGGCCAGGGTAATGGGCATGGGCGACTACCTCGTCGGCGGCGAGATAGAGCTCCTCAACGAGCTGCCGAACCCCTTCGCCAAGTACACTCTGAGGCCGGTCGAGACAAGGGTCCTCTTCAAGGAGCTCGGATGGAAGACGATAGTGGCATTCCAGACGAGGAACGCCCCCCACGTCGGCCACGAGTACGTCCAGAAAGCGGCCCTTACATTCGTCGACGGCCTCTTCATAAATCCGGTTCTCGGAAGGAAGAAGAAGGGCGACTACAGGGACGAGGTCATAATCAAGGCCTATGAAGCTTTATTCAAGCACTACTATCCAAAGGACGCCGCGACCCTCGCGACGGTCCGCTACGAGATGCGCTACGCTGGCCCAAGGGAGGCGATTCATCACGCCATAATGAGGAAGAACTTCGGTGCGACCCACTTCATCGTCGGAAGGGATCACGCTGGAGTTGGCGACTACTACGGGCCATATGAAGCATGGGAGATGTTCGACAACTTCCCTGACCTCGGCATAACCCCGATGTTCATCAGGGAGGCCTTCTACTGCAGGAAGTGCGGTGGCATGGTCAACGCCAAGATATGTCCCCATCCCAAGGAGTTCCACGTCCACATAAGCGGCACCAAGCTCAGGAAGATGATAATGGCCGGCGAGCAGCCGCCGGAGTACATGATGAGGCCCGAAGTCTACGAGGTCATCCGGAGCTTTGAGAACCCCTTCGTGGAGTGA
- the cysC gene encoding adenylyl-sulfate kinase, protein MTGLKNLEKGFTIWLTGPSGAGKTTLAVKLAKRLREMGYRVEILDGDTIRKTLYPDLGFSKEAREMHNRVVIHMAKLLSRNGVIAIVSLISPYRAVREYARKEIGDFIEVYVYAPLEVRIQRDPKGLYAKALRGEIKGLTGYDGVYEEPENPEVTVDSSKMTPEEEVEAVIAKAREMGYLP, encoded by the coding sequence ATGACAGGACTCAAAAACCTCGAAAAAGGATTCACAATCTGGCTTACGGGGCCAAGCGGTGCCGGGAAGACGACTCTGGCCGTTAAGCTGGCGAAAAGGCTGAGGGAGATGGGCTACCGCGTGGAGATACTCGACGGGGACACGATAAGGAAGACCCTCTATCCGGACCTCGGCTTCTCAAAGGAAGCGAGGGAGATGCACAACAGGGTTGTAATTCACATGGCCAAGCTCCTCAGCAGGAACGGCGTTATAGCGATAGTTTCCCTGATATCACCGTACAGAGCGGTTCGCGAGTACGCTAGGAAGGAGATAGGGGACTTCATCGAGGTCTACGTCTACGCGCCCCTAGAAGTCAGGATCCAGCGCGACCCCAAGGGGCTCTACGCCAAGGCATTGAGGGGAGAGATAAAGGGCCTTACCGGCTACGACGGGGTCTACGAGGAGCCTGAGAACCCAGAAGTTACGGTGGACAGCTCGAAGATGACCCCCGAGGAGGAAGTTGAAGCCGTCATAGCGAAGGCCCGCGAGATGGGCTACCTGCCCTGA